The genomic interval GGAGCCAGTGGAACGCGACGTCATGGAATACGACGTGGTCACCGTCGGCGCAGGTCCGGCCGGGCTGGCGTTCGCGATCCGGCTCAAGCAGCTCAACCCGGACATCTCGGTCTGCGTGATCGAGAAGGCCAGCACGGTCGGTGCGCAGATCCTGTCCGGGGCGGTGATCGAACCGGCGCCGCTCGACGCGCTGCTGCCCGGCTGGCGCGACGCCCCGCCGCCGATCTGCGTGCCCGCCGGCGAAGACGAGTTCTGGCACCTGAGCAAGGACGGCGGGCGCAAGTTCCCGATCGTGCCGCCGGGCATGCGCAATCATGGCAACTTCATCGTCAGCCTCGGCGCGCTGTGCGCGTGGCTGGCGCCACAGGCCGAGGCGCTGGGCGTGGAAATCTATCCGGGCTTCGCCGCCGCGCAGACCCTGCATGCCGACGACGGCACCGTGCTCGGCGTGCGCATCGGCGACATGGGCGTGGCCAAGGACGGTTCGCACAAGCCCGGCTACACCCCCGGCATCGATATCCGCGCCAAGGTCACGGTACTGGCCGAAGGCGCGCGCGGGCACCTGACCAAGCGCCTGGTGAAACGTTTCGCGCTGGATGCCGACAGCGATCCGCAGGCCTATTCGATCGGCATCAAGGAACTGTGGCAGTTGCCGGAAGGGCGCGTGGTACCCGGCAAGATCGTGCACACCCTGGGCTGGCCGGCCGACAACAAGACCTACGGCGGCAGCTTCCTGTACCACCTGGAGAACAACCAAGTGGCGTTGGGCTACGTCAGCGGCCTGGATTACCACGATCCCGAATACCGGCCGTGGGAGGCGTTCCAGCAATGGAAGAACCACCCGATGATGAAGTCGCTGCTGGAAGGCGGCACCATCCTGTCGGCCGGCGCCCGCGCCATCGCCAGCGGCGGCTGGCAGTCGTTGCCGAAGGTGGAGATGCCCGGCGCGCTGCTGATCGGCGACACCGCCGGCCTGCTCAACGTGCCCAAGATCAAGGGCACCCACCAGGCGATCCGCAGCGGCATGCTTGCCGCCGAGCACCTGGCCGCCGGCGCGGCGCTGAACCCGGCAGGGTTCGACGCCAAACTGCGCGGCTCGGAGGTCATGGCCGAGCTTCGCCAGGTGCGCAATATCAAGCCCGGTTTCAAGAAGGGCATGTGGTTCGGCCTGCTCAACGGCGCCTGGGAGACCCTGGTCAAGGGTGCCTCGCCGTGGACGCTGAAGGTGACCGCCGACTGGTCGTCGCTGGACCGGCTCGGCGAACACGAACAACCCAAGCGCGACTACGTGCAGCGCGACCTGGCGCCGCGCGACCGCCTGCAGGGCGTGTACTTCGCCGCCACCGAACACGACGAGGACCAGCCGGTGCACCTGCAGGTGCTGGACCCGCAGATCTGCGTGACCCGCTGCACCGAGGAGTACGGCAACCCCTGCACCCGTTTCTGCCCCGCCGCGGTGTACGAGATCGTCGACGACGCGGCCGGCAAGCGCCTGCAGATCAACGCCGCCAACTGCGTGCACTGCAAGACCTGCGACATCAAGGACCCCTACGAAATCATCAACTGGGTCACCCCGGAAGGCGGCTCCGGGCCGAATTATCAGAACCTGTGAGCCGCACGCTTCCGACACGATGCGGCTGCTGCGCAGCAGCCGCGTTCTTCGCCAGGTGACCTCGCGATGAGAGCCACTTGGCGCAAGGCCGAGCGTGCCGCGCGTGCGGCTGTCGAGCGCCACGGCGGCGGCTGGCGCGGCCTGCTTGCCGTTGCGCAGCGCAGCTGGAAGGTGCTGCGGGCGCTGGGCCTTGCCGGTTTCGTGCGGCGCTTGCGCACTGCCACGCACGCGCAAGCGGCGGTACCGCCGCCGTCGGATGTCGTATTTCCCGTGCCGGTGCCGATCGAGCGCGTGCAACTGCGCGTGGGCGTGATGGCCCACGTTTTTTACCCTGACCTCCTGGGCGAATTGGCCGAAGCGCTGACCGCCATGCCGGTGCCGTACGTGCTGCTGGTGTCGGTCATGGACGACGCTGCGCACGCCGCTGCCCAACAGCGCCTGGCGTCGTTGCCGAACCTGCAGGCGCTGCACGTGCGCCAGGTCGCCAACCGTGGCCGCGACCTGGCGCCATTGATCGTGACGTTCCGCGAGGACGTCCTGGCGCTGGACGTGGTGGCGCACTGGCACAGCAAAAAATCGCTGTATACCGGCAACGAGCGCAGCGACTGGCGCCGCTACCTGACCGATGCCTTGTTCGGCTCGCCGCAGCGCATCGGCTGGATCCTGGGCATGTTCGCGGCCGAACCGAAACTGGGCATCGTCTATCCGGAAAGTTTTAGCGCCATTCCGCTGTGGGGCCACACCTGGCTGAGCAATCTGCGTGTCTGCCGCGAACTGGGCCAGCAACTCGGGATTGCGGTCGACCCGGCGGCATACGTCGATTATCCGGCCGGCTCGATGTTCTGGGCGCGGGTCCAGGCCTTGCAGCCGATCTATGCGTTGGGCCTGACCCTGCAGGATTTCCCGGAGGAGCGCGGCCAGACCGACGGCACGCTGCAACATGCGCTGGAGCGGATGTTCGTGGTGGTGGCACGCCAGCAAGGTCTGCTGGCCGGCATCCTGCCGCCGGATGGACGCCTCGCGCTCGGCACCGAGGGCGGACGCAATTGGCAGTCCGCTTTCCAGATGCCGCTGGC from Xanthomonas sp. DAR 34887 carries:
- a CDS encoding electron transfer flavoprotein-ubiquinone oxidoreductase; this translates as MTELEGGASAPEPVERDVMEYDVVTVGAGPAGLAFAIRLKQLNPDISVCVIEKASTVGAQILSGAVIEPAPLDALLPGWRDAPPPICVPAGEDEFWHLSKDGGRKFPIVPPGMRNHGNFIVSLGALCAWLAPQAEALGVEIYPGFAAAQTLHADDGTVLGVRIGDMGVAKDGSHKPGYTPGIDIRAKVTVLAEGARGHLTKRLVKRFALDADSDPQAYSIGIKELWQLPEGRVVPGKIVHTLGWPADNKTYGGSFLYHLENNQVALGYVSGLDYHDPEYRPWEAFQQWKNHPMMKSLLEGGTILSAGARAIASGGWQSLPKVEMPGALLIGDTAGLLNVPKIKGTHQAIRSGMLAAEHLAAGAALNPAGFDAKLRGSEVMAELRQVRNIKPGFKKGMWFGLLNGAWETLVKGASPWTLKVTADWSSLDRLGEHEQPKRDYVQRDLAPRDRLQGVYFAATEHDEDQPVHLQVLDPQICVTRCTEEYGNPCTRFCPAAVYEIVDDAAGKRLQINAANCVHCKTCDIKDPYEIINWVTPEGGSGPNYQNL